Within the Oncorhynchus kisutch isolate 150728-3 linkage group LG13, Okis_V2, whole genome shotgun sequence genome, the region tcatagccatctatttaccaccacagaacgacgctggcactaagacctctctcaaccaactctataaggtcATAAGCAGAAGAAGacaatgctcacccagaagtggcgctcctagtggctggagactttaatgcaggcaaacttaaatcagttttaccaaatttttaccagcatgtcacatgtgcaagcagagaaaaaaatcctagaccatctttactccacacacaaagatgcatacagagctctcccccgccctccatttggcaaatctgaccataattctatccttctgattcctgcttacaagcaaaaactaaagcaggaagtaccagtgatcagatgacgcggatgctacactacaggactgttttgctagcacagactggaatatgcccccttgaactttgcgaccttttgccacatttcaggcttcaaacataaagatataaaactgtatttttttgtgaagaatcaacaacaagtgggacacaatcatgaagtggaacgacatttgttggatatttcaaacttttttaacaaatcaaaaacggaaaaattgggcgtgcaaaattattcagctccCTTAAGTTATAagttataagaaatcccgctatgtcctcagacgaaccatcaaacaagcaaagcgtcaatacaggattaagattgaatcctactacactagCTCTGACgctcattggatgtggcagggcttgaaaactattacggactacaaagagaaacccagacgcgagctgcggAGTGACGTGAGCCTAAATGCCTTttagatgagctaaatgccttttattctTGTTCAAGGCatacaacactgaagcatgcacgagagcaccagctgttctggatgactgtgtgataatgctctcagtagccaatgtgaacaaaacctttaaaaggtcaacattcacaaagccgctgggccagatggattaccaagatgtgtactcaaagcatgcgctgaccaactgtcaagtgtcttcacaattcttttttttgtgaattttacccctttttctccccaatttcgtggtatccaattgttgtagtagctactatcttgtctcatcgctacaactcccgtacgggctcgggagagacgaaggttgaaagtcatgcgtcctccgttagcgcacactgcgcccaacccgccacaggagtcgctggtgcgcgatgagacaaggacacccctaccgaccaagccctccctaacccgggcgacgctaggccaattgtgcgtcgccccacggacctcctggtcgcAGCCatttacgacagagcctgggcgcgaacccagggactctgatggcacagctggcgctgcagtacagcgcccttaaccactgcgccacccgggaggccttcactgacattttcaacctctccctgaccgagtctgtaatagctacatgttttaagcagaacaCTGTAGTCCCTGTGCCCCAGGAAATgaaggtaacttgcctaaatgattaccgcccgtgCCACTCACGGcgatagccatgaagtgctttgaaaggctggtcatggctcacatcaatagcATCCTCCcgaacaccctagacccactccaactcGCAAACCGCCCCcaccagatccacagatgatgcaatctcaatcgcgctccacactgcccttgctcacctggacaaaaggaacacctatgtgagaatgctttcattgactacagctcagcgttcaacaccatagggctcatgaagctcatcactaagctaaggactctccCTCTgcactagatcctggacttcctgacaggccgcccccaggtggtaagagtaggcaacaacaagtctgccatgctgattcttaacactggggcccctcaggggtgtgtacttagtcctctcctgtattccctgttcacccacaactgagtGGCCAAAaacgacaccaacaccatcattaaatctGCTGACGACACAAccatggtaggcctgatcaccgacaacgatgagatggcttatagggaggaggtcagtgtactgccagtgtggtgccaggacaacaacctcttcctcaatgtgagcaagacaaaggagctgatcgtggactataggaaaaagcgggctgaacaggcccccattaacattgacggggctatagtggagcgagtcgagagtttcaagttccttggtgtccacatcaacaatgAACTTTCATGgtccaagacagtcgtaaagagggcacaacaaaatgttttccccttcaggagactgaaaatatttggcatgggtccccagatcctcaaaaggttctacagctgcactatcgagagcatcctgaccggttgcatcaccgcctggtatggaaactgctcggcatctgaccgtaaggcactacagagggtagtgcgaacggcccaactttgtttccttttttgtctccctctcctccaacctTAACCTCTCAGCCCCTACCCATATGGTCATACGCCTTCGGAATCTTCACactctctcccactactctctcctcttctatcctatcatctctcccttctgatGAATCCtgctgtctcctgattctgcctcttcgaccctaccttcctccctttccgcatcctatgacctgcactgtcccctttcctcccgtCCGGGTCGGCCCTCCCCCTCCTGCTCcatggctgagtgactcactctattttctcttcctctgtatccacTGCTAAAGCTGCATTCTACCACTCTAaatttcaagcttctgcctctaaccctaggaaactcttTTCCACTTTCTCCTCCCTAtttaatcctccaccccctccctctctgtgaacgactttgtcaaccactttgaaaaaaaGGTTGACATCCgctactcattcactcagcctattgagtccactggtctcactcTCACATAACTACCCTATGCATTGaactctttctcccctctctctccagatgacatCCTGTGACTAGTGAGGTCTGGCTGCCCAGCAACCTTCCGGCTTGACCccaccccctccttccttccccagACCaactctggagaccttctcccattcctgaCTTCCCTCAtccttgaccctaaccagtcaggcttcaagatgggtcactcaaccgagactgctctttTGTGTCACGGTGGCTCgccgcactgccaaagctgactctctcctctgttctcatcctcctagatctatccactACTTTCAACAccatgaaccatcagatcctcctctccaccctctcagggctgggcatctCAGGTGCTGCACTCTTGGATTGCGGCACAATTGAGGATAtgtgtctgcaccacatactctcactactggtgtcccccagggcttggATCTAGAccttcttctctctatacacctagTCACTTGGCTCCGTCATATCATCacgtctctcctatcattgctatgcggattacactcaactacttttcaccttccccccttctgacacccaggtgacGACGCGCTTTTCTGCGTGCCTTGCAGTTATCTTAACTTGGATcttggcccaccacctcaagctcaatcGCGACAAGATGGAACTGCTTTTCCTCCCGGGGCAGGCCTGCCcgctcaaagacctctccatcaccatTGACAACTCGTGTCGCCCTCCCAGTGCAAAGAACCTAggtgtgaccctggacaacaccctgtcattctctgcaaacatcaaatcAGTGAcacgctcctgcaggttcatgctctacaacatccgagtacaaccctacctcacacaggaagaggcgCATGTCCTAATCCAGACACTTGtactctcccgtctggactactgcaacttgctgttggctgggctccctgatTATGCCCTCAAACCCCTGAAATTGATCAAGAACTCTGCAGCCTGCCTAGTTTCAAACTTACTAAGTTCTCATGTCACCCCGCTcttccgcacactccactggcttccagtcgaagctcgcatccactacaacaCCATGGCACTTACCTACAGAACAGATGGAACCGCACTTCCCTACCTCCAAACTATGCTCAAACCCttcaccccaacccgagcactccgttATGCCACCTTCGGTCTCTTGGCCCTCCAAGGGCAgttcccgctcagcccagtccatgctcttctctgtcctgacaccccaatggtggaaccagcttccccctgaagctaggacagcagagtccttgACCATCTGAAACCCTAGCGTTAAACAGCATCTTAATAAttctcctcctcacctcaacacccccctccccccagctcTGACTCTACTGATGGCTacattattgaggaaaaatgtactttctatgcctatggttgtcccacctatctatctttaagatgaatgcactaacgcCAAGTCGCTCTAAATCACTAAAATGTACAATATTATTCCTCCCAATTTAGACACAAACACAATCTCATAGATGATTATCTTGTCGCCTAACCAAATGGCCGTACAATCGCACTCAAATGTTTTCCCACAATTTCTTTGGTGTAAGAGGGAGTGATTCAAACTGAGATGAGATTTTTAAGGGCTTTGAATCAGTgatgtgaaaaagtacccaatagccatacttgagtaaaagtaaagataacttaatagaaaatgactcaagtaaaattcccccagtaaaatactacttgagtaaaagtatttggttttaaatatacttatcaaaagtaaatgtaattgctaaaatatacttaagtatcaaaagtaaaataatCATTTCAAATCccttatattaaacaaaccagatggcaccattctattttttatttttttttatttatgaatagccaggggaacactgagacataatttacaactctttggcctgaatgccaagcatcacatctggaagaaacctggcaccatccctacagggaagcatggtggtggcagcatcattatgtgaggacaatgacactaagcatacagccaagacaatgcaggagtggctttgggacaagtctctgaatgtccttgagtggcccaactttttcaaagtggttgaacccgatctaacatctctgaaaatagctgttcagcgacgctccccatccaacctgacagagcttgagaagatctgcagagaagaatgggagaaaccccccaaatacatgtgccaagcttgtagcgtcatacccaagaagacttgaggctgtaattgctgccaaaggtgcttcaacaaagtactgagtaaaaagtctgaatacttatgtaaatgtgatatttcagctttttattttgaataactttgctaaaatatctaaaaacctgtttttgcttcatcattatggggtattgtctgtagattgagaaaaaaaatcgaatcagttttagaataagtctgtaaggtaacacaatgtggaaaaagtactgTACTGAACACGAACAGTAAAGCATTAAAGCAACACAAATAAAGCAGAAAGAGGAGATACAGTATCTAGGCTGTTGAATCATCTGCTTATTCTAGTCCATTCACACCACTCTAACCTACTTTACGCTTCACACACTATGAAACACCTCCTGGATCTGAGACAGATAAACAGACAATGTTAAatcaaatacacaaacacacacacactgacctaggTGTCTCTCCAAGCCTGTTAGCtaacccaacacagcacagcacctcGTCTCTTTGAAGAATTCCCACACCGCTAAACAGGAATGTTATCTAAGATTCCGGGACTGATTATCATCAGGCCGGTGGGAGAGATAGCTGCTTTGGGAACTCTGGGGTTTAGATGAGGAGAGCTGAttttgcatgtgtgtgcatggggggatacgtgtgtgtgtgtgcacggggGGTGTGTGTGCATCTGCATAGGTGTCTGCAGAGTGCAggtatacacagtgtacaaacattaggaacatcttcctaatattgagctgcacccccttttgccctcagaacagcattAATTTgtcaggtcatggactctacaaggtgtcaaactttccacagggatgctggcccatgttgacaccaatgcttcccacagttatgttaagttgactggatgtcctttgggtggtggaccattcttgatagacacaggaaactgttgagggtgaaaaacccAACAGGATTACACTTCTTGACGCACTGAAacctgtgcgcctggcacctactaccatatcccattcaaaggcacttcaatattttgtcttgcccattcaacctctgaatggcacacatacacaatacaattgtctcaaggcttaaaaatgattatttaacctctctcctctacttcatcgacactgattgaagtggatttaacatgtgacatcaataagggatcatagctatcacctggattcacctggtaagtctatgacatggaaagagcaggtgttcctaatgttttgtacacttagtgtatatgtgtgtgtgtggtgtagttgTGAGTGTGTTTTATTAATCAGAACATAGGCTTGTGGGAGAGAGCTAATCCTGGATTAACAGATTATAACACTTGCGTTGTCATAACAACACATTGATTGGAACTGAACattgataattgtgtgtgtgtgtagttaattAGTGAGTTAATCAGGCCATCTTGCAGGGAATTAATGAATAAATCATCAAATCAGAATCCTACTAAATTAACACATCAGACCTGTGTCGGTGTGTATAACCTCCttctcccacacactctccctttctctcattctctctctttctgtgtttgtgtgtgtgtgtgtgagagagagagagacagagagagatagttgTGTATCTAAGCTAATATCCTTCCTGATGAGTATGATACATAATGCACCCAAAGGGATGATACTTCCTAAAGACAGTAACATCCTGGTGTTTAGAGTGATGGATCCTCTCTAAGGTTAATGGATTAATGGATACACACATCCTGAGTTATCACATATTGTACACTGAGGGTTTCCTGAATAGCTGAGATTTCAATGTGTGGTCACAGTCGGTCAGCACACGcgtgtgtttaagtgtgtgtgtaaggctgagtttacacaggcagcccaattctgatatttcatTCCACTTAtttatcttttgaccaatcacatcagaacttttcacatcagatatttttcagagctgaccTGATTCGTCAAAGGACCAATTAGTGTAAAAATATCAGAGTTGGGCTGCCTGTAAAAGCAGccttacactgtgtgtgtgtgtgtgtgtgtgtgtgtgtgtgtgtgtgtgtgtgtgtgtgtgtgtgtgtgtgtgtgtgtgtgtgtgtgtgtgtgtgtgtgtgtgtgtgtgtgtgtgtgtgtgtgtgtgtgtgtgtgtgtgtgtaagtaagtaagtaagtaagtaacaGCTGAGAGTATGGATTTAAAGTGGCCATAAAGAAACATTCTAATATACTGGTCCTTTTTATAGGATCTCTGTAGAGGGGGGGGTATATTTTTATCACTGTGTTGGGGCGGTGTGTTCTGAAAGGCTCTGAAGCCTCCATCTGTCTGTTAAAACATCAGTGAAAAGTTCATTAAAATGAAGTATTCAGTTTTCCCTCTCTATTCTCAACAGTACAACAGTCAATAGAAAGGAGGCGAACTCAGTCTCTATTTAGCAGAGACGCACTAACTCTTATAATTAACTTTCACAAAATGTAACGCCATTCATTAATGACCTCACTATTCTGTCAATAACTCTACTTCTAACACcgcctgctctgctctctctctctcgcgctctctgtgtgtgtgtgaaagagcattgtgtttgtctgtgtgtacatGAGCGCTGTAATCTTTACTAGATACAGTGTGTTTCAAAGATAACATAACCAGCCAATTAGCCATGCTGTCTTAGAGCGACACCTCACATCTGACCGCTGTACACTGTAGTTacaaacagtggtgtgtgtgtgagattgtgtcACCTCCCTTGTTTTCCTACATCATTAGGCCACAGAAAAAGCCTATTCCTGGTCGtaaatcaccacacacacacagggttttgATTTTAGTGATAAGGATTTAATCAGTCACTGACAGACAACaggaatgtttttatttaactaagcaaatcagttaagaacaaattcttatttacaatgacgacctaagaacagtgggttaactgccttgttcaggggcagaacaacagattttttttaaccttgtcagctcgggggtccgatccaccaacctttcggttagtggCCCGGCACTCTgacctaggctacctgcagcgCCATCATGATACTGTGACATCATGATTAATAAGGGCCCTTTTCCCCTaatcctgaggtgtgtgtgtgtgtgtagtttgtgtgtgtgtgtgtttttgttgttacAGAGTCATGCTGGTGAGGGTCTTTCTCTCAGCAGTACACCTCCTACATCACTCCATCACATGCTATTGCTCACCCTCAGAGAAGTTCCATTGAACATTAACTCCAGTGATCTTTGGGTTCAGCATCGCTGCTTCACTTCAATAATaaccattgtgttttgtggtgtgtgtgtgtgtgtgtgtatgtgtgtgtttggggaggttcaagctgtgtgtttgtgtggtggttCAGTCagaatatgtgtgtgtctgacagaTGATAGGGGAGGATTGATGGCTGACTGGTGTAGCTTGATTATGAAACATCCACTAATTATCAGTGCCTTCAATTTGAGTGTCTGTGTTTTAAGATGAGAGGTTTGATGCTGTAACAGCTGCTAATTATTGCTGCTCTGGATTTCACTCAATCTGTTTGATCTGCTGTCCTGTGGAGACGGATCGAGAGCGTGCGTGCtctggcgcgcacacacacagacacactatttGGGGtcatagggaggagagaggcttGAACTCCAATTACTGAGACTGGTAGTCTGTTTGGTTCCGCATACTTACACAACaggaatgtatgtgtgtatacagtaaaagttaatttgtggaatttctttatgcttttgagccaatcagttgtgttgtgacaaggtaggggtggtattcagaagttagccctatttggtaaaacaccaactccatattatggctagaacagctcaaataagcaaagagaaatgacaatacgtcattactttcagacatgaaggtcagtcaatatggacaATTTCAAAAactgaacgtttcttcaagtgcactggcaaaaaccatcaagcgctatgatgacactggctctcatgaggaccgcaatGGAAAGGAAGAccgagagttacctctgctgcagaggataagttcattagagttaactgctcCTCAGATTGCATCcccaataaatgcttcagagagttcaagtcacagacacatctcaacatcaactgttcagaggagactgtgtgaatcaggccttcatggttgaaatgctgtaaagaaaccactattaaaggacaccaataataagaagagacttgcttgggccaaggacacatgagcagtggacattagactggtggaaatctgttctttggtctgatgagtccaaatttgagatgtgtggttccaaccaccgtgtcattgtgagacgcagagtaggtgaacggatgatccccgcatgtgtggttcccaccgtatggctaccacagcattgtacagcaatacgccatcccatctggtttgcgcttagtgggactatctgtaacggttttctttaggtgaagtagaggcggaccaaaacgcagcgtgattatatcgattcatgtttaataaacaaagataaccacgaacactacaaaacaataaacgtggaaaaccaaaaacagccctgtctggtgcaaaacacagagacaggaacaatcacccacaaacacacagtgaaacccaggctacctaagtatgattctcaatcagagacaactaatgacacctgcctctgattgagaaccatactaggccgaaacatagaaatacccaaatcatagaaaaacatagactgcccacccaactcacgccctgaccatactaaataaatacaaaacaaaggaaataaaggtcagaacgtgacactatcatttgtttttcaacaggaaaatgacccaaaacacacctccaggctgtgtaagggctatttgaccaagatggagagtgagggagtgctgcattagatgacctggcctccacaatcacccgacctcaaaccaattgagatggtttgggatgagttggaccatggagtaaaggaaaagcagccaacaagtgctcagcatatgtaggaacttccaactgttggaaaagcattccatgtgaagctggttgagaaaatgccaagagtgtgcaaagatgtcatcaaggcaaggggtggctactttgaagatcccaaaatataaaatacactgctcaaaaaaataaagggaacactaaaataacacatcctagatctgaatgaatgaaatattcttattaaatacttttttctttacatagttgaatgtgctgacaacaaaatcacacaaattatcaatggaaatcaaatttatcaacccatggaggtctggatttggagtcacactcaaaattaaagtggaaaaccaccaactttgatgtaatgtccttaaaacaagtcaaaatgaggctcagtagtgtgtgtggcctccacgtgcctgtatgacctccctacaacgcctgggcatgctcctgatgaggtggcggatggtctcctgagagatttcctcccagacctggactaaagcatccgccaactcctggacagtctgtggtgcaacgtggcgttggtggatggagcgagacatgatgtcccagatgtgctcaattggattcaggtctggggaacgggtgggccagtccatagcatcaatgcctccctcttgcaggaactgctgacactctccagccacatgaggtctagcattgtcttgcattaggaggaacccagggccaaccgcaccagcatatggtctcacaaggggtctgaggatctcatctcggtacctaatggcagtcaggctacctctggcgagcacatggagggctgtgcggcccccgaaagaaatgccaccccacaccatgactgacccaccgccaaaccggccatgctggaggatgttgcaggcagcagaacgttatccacagcgtctccagattctgtcacgtctgtcacgtgctcagtgtgaacctgctttcatctgtgaagagcacaggacgCCAGTAGCGAATTTGCCaaacttggtgttctctggcaaaagccaaacgtcctgcacggtgttgggctgtaagcacaacccccacctgtggacgtcgggccctcataccaccctcatggagtctgtttctgactgtttgagcagacacatgcacatttgtggcctgctggaggtcattttgcagggctctggcagtgttcctcctactcctccttgcacaaaggcggaggtagcggtcctgctgctgggttgttgccctcctacggcctcctccacgtctcctgatgtactggcctgtctcctggtagcgcctccatgctctggacactacgctgacagacagagcaaaccttcttgccacagctcgcattgatgtgccatcctggatgagctgcactacctgagccacttgtgtgggttgtagactccgtctcatgctaccactagagtgaaagcaccgccagcattcaaaagtgaccaaaacatcagccaggaagcataggaactgagaagtggtctgtggtcaccacctgcacaaccactcctttattgggggagtcttgctaattgcctataatttccacctgttgtctattccatttgcacatcagcatgtgaaatttattgtcaatcagtgttgcttcctaagtggacagtttaatttcacagaagtgtgattgacttggagttacattgtgttgtttaagtgttccctttatttttttgagcagtgtatatttagatttgtttaacacttttttggttactacatgattccatatgtgttatttcaaaatgttgatgtcttcactgttattatacaatgaagaacattttaaaaataaagaaaaacccttgagtaggtgtgtccaaacctttgactggtactgtaggtgtgtgtgtcatccCTAGCAGGAGTCTCCTGACTCCTCCCCCGGAGGTCCATAATCTCACAGAGGCCAAATCAATCAAATCTCTCAAATCACTCTGGGTAATCTACTCAATATGCGCCATCTGGACCTGAActgagatagtgtgtgtgtatatatgtttatGTGTGCCCATGCGTGCATGTttgtgtatggttgtgtgtgaGAGCAGGCATTgaggaaaaaaactaaacaaagagCACAGCATGTGAAATAAACAGACAGGAATAAATTGTATCTGTAAAGTCGTTTTATTGTCCCATGGTTGTATAATGcagtcagtctctgtctctctacccctcagCAGGGCAGATATATTTACATTACATTGTACACCAGATatatggaaacaggttattacaTTTTGCTGCATTccattatatgtgtgtgtgtgttgtcccagGGATGATACAGTCTTTATGTTTTAAGTTACAGTATTTTCAGCTTTTAATGTGATTGATGC harbors:
- the LOC109901707 gene encoding uncharacterized protein LOC109901707, translated to MELLFLPGQACPLKDLSITIDNSCRPPSAKNLGVTLDNTLSFSANIKSVTRSCRFMLYNIRVQPYLTQEEAHVLIQTLVLSRLDYCNLLLAGLPDYALKPLKLIKNSAACLVSNLLSSHVTPLFRTLHWLPVEARIHYNTMALTYRTDGTALPYLQTMLKPFTPTRALRYATFGLLALQGQFPLSPVHALLCPDTPMVEPASP